In Candidatus Gastranaerophilales bacterium, a single genomic region encodes these proteins:
- the rpmJ gene encoding 50S ribosomal protein L36: protein MKVRTSVKKLCDKCKVIKRKGRVAVICENPKHKQRQG, encoded by the coding sequence ATGAAAGTTAGAACATCTGTAAAAAAACTTTGTGATAAATGCAAAGTCATCAAAAGAAAAGGTAGAGTAGCGGTTATCTGCGAAAACCCTAAACACAAACAAAGACAAGGATAA
- the accB gene encoding acetyl-CoA carboxylase biotin carboxyl carrier protein yields MKFDIDYIEKLAEVLTKSDLTEITLEDTDKAIVLKREKNYITAQAAPQMIATPAAPVSTVTSQVIETKKDEPKAEAPKGKAITSPMVGTFYGSPSPDSKAFVEVGDTVAKGQVVCIIEAMKLMNEIEAEVSGKVTEICVENGQTVEFGQVLMYVE; encoded by the coding sequence ATGAAATTTGATATTGATTATATCGAAAAACTCGCTGAAGTCTTGACAAAGAGCGATTTGACAGAAATCACGTTGGAAGACACTGATAAAGCGATTGTCCTAAAAAGAGAAAAAAATTATATAACAGCTCAAGCTGCACCACAAATGATTGCAACTCCTGCTGCTCCTGTATCTACAGTTACTTCTCAGGTCATTGAAACTAAAAAAGATGAGCCAAAAGCAGAAGCTCCAAAAGGTAAAGCTATAACTTCACCTATGGTTGGAACTTTCTACGGCTCGCCTTCTCCTGACAGCAAAGCTTTCGTTGAAGTCGGTGATACTGTAGCTAAAGGACAAGTTGTCTGCATAATTGAGGCAATGAAATTAATGAACGAAATCGAAGCGGAAGTTTCAGGAAAAGTTACTGAAATTTGCGTTGAAAACGGACAAACCGTTGAATTCGGTCAAGTCTTGATGTATGTAGAATAA
- the rpsM gene encoding 30S ribosomal protein S13: MARLAGVDLPRNKRMIIALTYIFGIGPARSAKILAACGISEDLRSDDLTDEDIKKLRNELANYTIEGDLRREESLFIKRLGEIGSYRGMRHRRKLPCRGQRTKTNARTRRGKKTGPVSKKK, from the coding sequence ATGGCAAGACTCGCTGGGGTAGATTTACCTCGTAACAAAAGAATGATCATAGCATTGACCTATATTTTCGGTATAGGACCTGCTCGCTCTGCGAAAATTTTAGCGGCTTGTGGTATTTCTGAAGATCTAAGATCTGACGATTTGACTGATGAAGATATTAAAAAACTTAGAAATGAACTTGCTAACTACACTATCGAAGGTGACTTGAGACGTGAAGAATCTCTATTCATCAAAAGATTGGGTGAAATCGGTTCATACAGAGGAATGCGTCACAGACGTAAACTTCCTTGCAGAGGTCAAAGAACTAAAACAAACGCTAGAACAAGACGTGGTAAGAAAACAGGACCAGTTTCTAAAAAGAAATAA
- the infA gene encoding translation initiation factor IF-1 has translation MSKDVIEFEGTILESLPNAMFRVELENGHEILAHISGKIRKNFIRILPGDKVKVEMTPYDLTRGRITYRLK, from the coding sequence ATGTCAAAAGATGTAATAGAATTTGAAGGAACGATTCTCGAATCACTCCCGAACGCAATGTTTAGAGTCGAGCTCGAAAACGGTCACGAAATATTAGCCCACATTTCAGGCAAAATAAGAAAAAATTTCATTAGAATATTGCCGGGCGACAAAGTAAAAGTAGAAATGACACCATACGACCTTACTAGAGGCAGAATTACATATAGATTAAAGTAG
- the accC gene encoding acetyl-CoA carboxylase biotin carboxylase subunit produces the protein MFKKVLIANRGEIAVRIIRACREIGIPTVAIYSQADADSLHVSLATEAYCIGPASSAKSYLNIPTIISTALTSEADAIHPGYGFMSERSDFVDICTEHGIKFIGPTSEQMNKMGDKATARKTMREHGVPITPGTDLIDSVEDAKAFAEKVGYPIIIKATAGGGGKGMRIVNNPDEMEDNMRLCKTEAQNSFGNAGVYIEKYLVNPRHIEVQIIGDKFGNVVHLGERDCSIQRRHQKLLEEAPSPAIDAETRRKMGEAAVTAAKAINYEGAGTIEFLLDHDGSFYFMEMNTRIQVEHCVSEMISNVDLVKEQIKVAAGMPLSFTQEDIELKGHAIECRINAEDPEKGFMPCPGEIKGYIAPGGFGVRVDSHSYPGYKIPPFYDSMIGKLICWGRDREEARRRMYRALKEYVVTGIKTTIPFHQELIENETFISGNFNTGFIAEYLDKKKKAEETTEAKL, from the coding sequence ATGTTTAAAAAAGTATTAATCGCTAACAGAGGTGAAATCGCTGTTAGAATAATTAGAGCTTGCAGAGAAATAGGAATCCCCACTGTAGCTATATATTCCCAAGCTGATGCCGACTCTCTCCACGTAAGCTTGGCAACAGAAGCTTATTGCATCGGACCTGCTTCCAGTGCGAAAAGTTATCTTAACATACCTACTATAATTTCAACCGCTTTGACTTCTGAAGCTGATGCAATCCACCCCGGATACGGTTTTATGTCTGAACGCTCCGATTTTGTAGACATTTGCACAGAACACGGTATTAAATTTATCGGGCCGACTTCTGAACAAATGAACAAAATGGGCGACAAAGCAACAGCAAGAAAAACAATGAGAGAACACGGCGTTCCTATTACACCCGGAACCGACCTCATTGACTCCGTTGAAGACGCTAAAGCTTTTGCTGAAAAAGTAGGCTACCCCATTATTATTAAAGCAACAGCAGGCGGCGGCGGAAAAGGAATGAGAATCGTCAACAATCCTGACGAAATGGAAGACAATATGCGTCTTTGCAAAACCGAAGCTCAAAACTCCTTCGGTAACGCAGGCGTTTATATCGAAAAATATCTCGTTAATCCACGACATATCGAAGTTCAAATTATCGGCGACAAATTTGGTAACGTAGTTCATTTAGGCGAAAGAGATTGCTCTATTCAAAGAAGACATCAAAAACTCTTGGAAGAAGCTCCCTCTCCTGCTATCGACGCTGAAACTCGCAGAAAAATGGGTGAAGCTGCTGTTACAGCCGCAAAAGCTATTAACTACGAAGGTGCCGGCACTATTGAGTTCCTTTTAGACCACGACGGAAGTTTCTACTTTATGGAAATGAACACCAGAATTCAAGTTGAACATTGCGTTTCTGAAATGATTTCTAACGTAGATTTAGTAAAAGAACAAATCAAAGTTGCAGCCGGTATGCCTCTATCCTTTACGCAAGAAGATATTGAACTTAAAGGACACGCCATAGAATGCAGAATTAATGCTGAAGACCCTGAAAAAGGCTTTATGCCTTGCCCCGGAGAAATAAAAGGCTACATTGCACCGGGCGGTTTCGGAGTAAGAGTAGATTCTCACTCATACCCCGGGTATAAAATCCCTCCATTCTACGACTCAATGATTGGCAAACTAATCTGCTGGGGCAGAGATAGAGAAGAAGCCCGCAGAAGAATGTACAGAGCCTTAAAAGAATATGTGGTTACTGGTATTAAAACTACCATTCCTTTCCATCAAGAATTGATTGAAAATGAAACCTTTATCAGTGGCAACTTTAACACCGGTTTTATTGCTGAATATCTTGATAAAAAGAAAAAAGCAGAAGAAACAACAGAAGCAAAATTGTAA